The nucleotide sequence AAACACGCCAGGGAACATCCCTATGCTCCCCATCGGCATCTGCCTGCCCGCCTTCGGCACGACCTACGCCGAGGTGCGGCGCGCCGCGCTGGCTATTGAAGACCACGGCTATGATTCGCTCTGGCTGTGGGATCACTACGTCTCGTGGAACGATCCCCGCGAGCCGGTGCTGGAGTGCTGGACGACCCTTGCCGCCCTGGCCGAGGCTACCTCGCGCATCCGCCTGGGGCCGCTGGTGGCGAATGTCGCCAATCGCCACCCCGGGCGGCTGGCGAAGGTGGCGGCCACGCTCTACGAGATTGCCAGCGGGCGCCTGGAGGTGGGCCTCGGCGCCGGGGGCTATGCCGCCGAGCAGGAAGCCTTCGGCATCGACCAGGGCGACCGCGCCACACGCACCCGGCGATTGGAGGAGACCTTGCAGGTGCTGCCGCTGCTGTGGAGCGGCGAGCCGGTTACGTTTGAGGGGGAACTTGTACGCCTGCGGGAGGCGATCGTATCGCCGGGGTTGCATCCCCCGCCCCGCCTCATCGTGGGCGGGCGCGGCGAGGCCCTGGCGCGTCTTGCCGGGCGCTACGCCGACGGGTTGAACCTCCAGTGGCGCTTCCGCGAGAGCTTCCCGGCGGTGCTGGCCGCCCTCGACGCCGCCCTGGCCGAGCGGGGCCGCGACCGCGCCGACTTCGACCTCTCGCTGCACGTTGATTGGGCCGTTCTGGCCGCCGACCCCGAGGGCGCCTGCGCTGCCTGGGCCGCCCTCGGCTTCACCCGCGTGATCGCCCTGGCCCCCGTGCCCATCCCCCTTGATGATCTGGCCCGTCTCGCTCCGGCAGGGCGCAACCCTCCCGGAAGTCCCGCATAAGCCCTACCCGCGAGGGTTCGGGATCGTGATGACATCTTCGGGTTTTATAGCCCACGCATAAGCCCCACCCGCGAGGGTTCGGGAGTTCTCAGGTGTAGGGTTTTCCGGCGCATCCTCGCGTCGCATGCGCCATCCGGGGCATTGGGACGCCCAGCTCCCCCCTCTCCCGCTCAGGGAGAGGGGGGCGGGGGGTGAGGATCGTAAGCGCATTGGAATGCCGAAAACCCCTTCTCGCTCGAAAAACCCTACACCTGAGGGGGTTCCGGGAGGGCGTAGCCCTTCCCGGAACCATCTCTTTCACCCCCCTGTTTGGCGGCGAAGCCCAGGGGCAGGGGCATGGAGAAACCAGATTTCCCTGTCTTCCCGCTGGCAAAGCGTCGTGGGGGAGGGGCTTGCCCTCGCACGCGACACTCTCAGCAGATGCGCGGCAACTGCTCGCCCACCTGCATATCCACCACTCGCGTGCCGCCGATGCCCGTGCGCGCCACCACCACCCCCGGGTGCTCGGCGGTGACCTCGCCGATGATCGCCGCCCGCGCGCCGAGGGGATGCGCCCGCAGGATCGCCAGGGCGCGCTCGGCATCCTCGCGGGCCACCAGGGCCACCAGTTTGCCCTCGTTGGCGATGTAGAGCGGGTCCATGCCCAGGATCTCGCAGGCGGCCCGCACCGGCCCCGGCACGGGCAGCGCCCGCTCGTCCAGGCGAATGCCCACCCCGGAGGCCGCGGCGATCTCGTTGAGGGTCGAGGCCACCCCGCCGCGGGTCGGGTCGCGCAGCGCGTGGACGGCGCAGCCCGCGTCCAGCAGGGCGGCGACCATGTCGTGGAGTGGCGCGGTGTCCGACGCGATCGCCGCGCCGAACTCCAATCCCTCGCGCACGCTGAGGATGGCCACACCGTGGAGGCCAATCTCGCCGCTGATCAACACCATGTCGCCGGGTCGGGCCAGTTCCGGCCCGACCCGCACTCCGTCGGGGATTACCCCTAACCCGGTCGTGCTGACGAATACCCCATCGCCATGGCCGCGGTCTACCACTTTGGTGTCGCCGGTTACCAGGGTGACACCGGCCCGCCGCGCCGCCGCGCCCATGGTCTCGGCGATGATGCCGAGCTGGTCGAGGGGCATGCCCTCCTCGATGATGAAGCTGGCCGTCAGGTACAGGGGGCGCGCGCCGCACATGGCCAGGTCGTTGATCGTGCCGTTCACCGCCAGGTCGCCGATATTGCCGCCGGGAAAGAAGAGCGGGCGCACCACGAAGGCGTCGGTGGAGAGAGCCAGGCGCGCGCCGCCGACCTCAACTACCGCGCCGTCGCCGAGTTGTTCCAGGGCGGCGTTGCGGAACGCCGGCAGAAACAGGTGGCGCACCAGGTCCGCCGAGAGCTTGCCGCCGCCGCCATGGCCCATCACGATGGCCGGGTAGTCCCGCAGGGGGAGGGGGCAGGTCCAGTCCTCGAACGAGAGGCTCATCGCGCGACCTCCACGTCCCCGGCGGGGATAAAGCGCCCGTACTGGTAGTAGGCTGCGCAGGCGCCCTCACTGGAGACCATCGTGGCTCCCAGGGGGGTGCGAGGGGTGCACTGCTTGCCAAAGGCGGGGCACTGGTTGGGCTTGAGCAGCCCCTGGAGCACCTCGCCGCTGCGGCACAGGGGCGACTCGGCGGTGTTGATGTGGCCCACCTCGAAGCGCGCCTCGGCGTCGAAGCGCCGGTAGCGCTCGCGCAGACGCCAGCCGCTCTGGGGAATCATACCGATGCCCCGCCAGGTCCGGTCGGTGACCTCGAAGACCTGCTCGAGCACCGCCTGGGCGGGCTGGTTGCCCTCGGGCCGCACCGCCCGCGGATAGGCGTTCTCCAGCTCGGCGCGCCCGGCTTCGAGTTGCGTCACCGCCCGGCGAATGCCCTCCAGAATATCCAGCGGCTCGAAGCCCGTCACCACAATCGGCACGCCGTAGCGTTCGACCAGCGGCCCGTACTGCCAGGTGCCCATGACGCTGCACACGTGACCGGCGGCCAGGAAGGCCTGCACGCGGTTCCTGGGCGACTCCATAATCGCGCTGATCGCCGGCGGCACCAGCACGTGCGAGACCAGCATCGAGAAGTTGGTCAGCCCCAGCCGTTCGGCCTGCACGACGGCCATGGCGTTGGCGGGCGCAGTGGTCTCGAAGCCGATGCCAAAGAACACCACCTCGCGGTCGGGGCGCTGCTGGGCCAGCCGCACCGCGTCGAGCGGCGAGTAGACGATCCGCACGTCACCGCCACTGCTCTTCACCTGAAACAGGTCGCTATTACTGCCGGGCACCCGCAGCATATCGCCAAAGGAGCAGAAGGTCACCTCGGGACGAGCGGCAATCGCCAGGGCTTTATCAATGATCTCCAGCGGCGTCACGCAGACCGGGCAGCCCGGGCCGTGGATCAGTTCGATCTCCGGCGGGAGCAACTGATCAATGCCGTTGCGGATGATCGAGTGGGTCTGGCCGCCACAGACCTCCATAATCGCCCAGGGCCGGGTGATGACGCGCCGGATCTCCTCGAGTAGCCGGGCGGCCACCTCGGGATTGCGGAACTCATCGAGGTACTTCACGCCGTTGCCTCCTCATCGTCCTGGCGCAACTCCTCTTCGAGCATGCCCAGTTCATGAAACAGCGCCAGGGTCTCTTTCGCCGATTGCTCATCAAGTTGCGTAATCGCGAAGCCGACGTGGACGATGGTGTAATCGCCGACCTGGATGTCGGGCAGGTAGCTCAGGCAGACATCCTTGACAATGCCATCGAAGTCTACCTTGCCCATGCGCACGCCGTCAACGTCGCTAATGGCAATCACCCTGCCGGGGATGCCCAGGCACATCACCCACCTCCTTTCCCGGGGCCATCGAGTGTCCAGATCATAACACGATTATTGCCCGAATCGGCGATTGCCAGGCGCCGATGGTGCAACCAGAGACCGTAGGGCCAGCAGAGGGTATCGGAGGCGACGGCGCGCCAGCGGTTTTCTCCGTGGTCGTCGAAGTTGGCCTGGCCCAGCACCACATCGGCGGGCGCGAAGGCCCCCCTCCGCGGCGCGTGGTTCCAGAGCAGCACGCGGTTGTTGGCGGTATCGGCCACGGCCAGGCGCTGGCCTTCGAGGGCCAGGGCGTAGGGAAAGCGCAGGCGGCGGGGGCCCTGGGGCACGTGGGCCAGTTCGCTGCTGCTGGCAAAATCGGGCTGGCCGAGCACCAGATCGGCCGGGCGGTCGGCTTCAGGCGGGGGCGACCAGCCCAGCACGCGGTGGTTGCCCGCGTCGGCGACGTAGAGCGTAGTTGCGTCGCCAGCGATGGCGTGCGGCCAGCGGAAACTGGCCGGACCGGGGGGGCCGCCCCGGTTCTCGTCGTGGGCGGTGGGCATGGGCTGGCCCAGGATCAGATCGGGCGCGCGACCGGGTTCCGGCAGGCCGCGCCAGCCCAGCACGCGCCGGTTGCCGGTGTCGGCGACGTAGAACCACCCGGCGCTCCAGCCGAGGCCGTAGGGCCAGTAGAGGCTCAGTGCGTCGGGCGCGCCGCCGCGGTTTGGCTCAACTGCGTTGAGGCCGGTCTGGCCGAGGGCGTAGTCAGGTGGCTCGGCCAGGCGTTCCGGCACACGTTCCCACACCAGCACGCGGTGGTGCCAGGCATCGGCGACATAGAGCCGCCCGGCGACCACCAGCACCCCGGTGGGCAGGTGCATGCCATTGGCCGGGCCGCGCCCGCCTGCGGCGGGCCCCTCGCTGGTAAAATCCGGCTGGCCCAGCACCACGTCGGCGGGCGCGCCGTTATGGTCGGGCAGCCCGCGCCAGATCAACACGCGATGGTTGCCCGTATCGGCCACTACCAGCCGCTCATCATCCAGGTAGACCCCGCGGGGCGCGTAGAGTTGCGCGGGGGTGGGCCGGGCCGCGGGCAGCGCCAGCCCCCCCGGTGATTCGGCCCCCAGGCGCAGAGAGGGTGTCCAGTTGGCCATTTCTTTACCTTCGCGAGCGCTGCGGAGGCGGGGAGGCGGGGAGGTGTGGAATAATCACCTCTACATCTCCACACCTCCACACCTCCACACCTCCACACCTCCACACCTCCACACCTCCACACCTCCCTGCCCTTCACTCCGCCAGCCGTACCCAGATCACGCCCTCCTCAACACGCAGCGGAAAAGGTTCGAGTTGGGCCTGGGGCGCGGTGAGGCATTCGCCGCTGCCAGCGTCGAAGCAAAACCCGTGCCAGGGGCAGGTGAGCGTGCCCGCGGCAGGATCGAGCAGCCCGCCATCGAGGGGCAGGCCCTGGTGGGCGCAGGCATTGCGGAAGGCGCTGAGGCGGTGATCGAGGTTGATAATCAGCGCCTCAACCGGTCCAGCGCGCAGGGCGACCATCGTGCCGGGAGGCACGTCCTCCACACGGGGGCCGCGGGTCCAGCCGGTCTCGGCCCTGACGCTGATCGCCTCAGGGCGGATCAGCGCCGGGCCTGGTTCGTTCGGTAGCACCTCGACCTCGCGGATCTCGGGGATCTGGCTGAGAATCGCCTCCTCGACCCCCTCGCGCAGCGTCACCGCCGACATCGAGCAGCCGTTGCAGGCTCCGTGGAGGTGCACGAAGACCGTCGCCTCGCGCACCTCGACC is from Chloroflexaceae bacterium and encodes:
- a CDS encoding HypC/HybG/HupF family hydrogenase formation chaperone, with the protein product MCLGIPGRVIAISDVDGVRMGKVDFDGIVKDVCLSYLPDIQVGDYTIVHVGFAITQLDEQSAKETLALFHELGMLEEELRQDDEEATA
- a CDS encoding NHL repeat-containing protein gives rise to the protein MANWTPSLRLGAESPGGLALPAARPTPAQLYAPRGVYLDDERLVVADTGNHRVLIWRGLPDHNGAPADVVLGQPDFTSEGPAAGGRGPANGMHLPTGVLVVAGRLYVADAWHHRVLVWERVPERLAEPPDYALGQTGLNAVEPNRGGAPDALSLYWPYGLGWSAGWFYVADTGNRRVLGWRGLPEPGRAPDLILGQPMPTAHDENRGGPPGPASFRWPHAIAGDATTLYVADAGNHRVLGWSPPPEADRPADLVLGQPDFASSSELAHVPQGPRRLRFPYALALEGQRLAVADTANNRVLLWNHAPRRGAFAPADVVLGQANFDDHGENRWRAVASDTLCWPYGLWLHHRRLAIADSGNNRVMIWTLDGPGKGGG
- a CDS encoding LLM class flavin-dependent oxidoreductase, producing MLPIGICLPAFGTTYAEVRRAALAIEDHGYDSLWLWDHYVSWNDPREPVLECWTTLAALAEATSRIRLGPLVANVANRHPGRLAKVAATLYEIASGRLEVGLGAGGYAAEQEAFGIDQGDRATRTRRLEETLQVLPLLWSGEPVTFEGELVRLREAIVSPGLHPPPRLIVGGRGEALARLAGRYADGLNLQWRFRESFPAVLAALDAALAERGRDRADFDLSLHVDWAVLAADPEGACAAWAALGFTRVIALAPVPIPLDDLARLAPAGRNPPGSPA
- the hypD gene encoding hydrogenase formation protein HypD, with product MKYLDEFRNPEVAARLLEEIRRVITRPWAIMEVCGGQTHSIIRNGIDQLLPPEIELIHGPGCPVCVTPLEIIDKALAIAARPEVTFCSFGDMLRVPGSNSDLFQVKSSGGDVRIVYSPLDAVRLAQQRPDREVVFFGIGFETTAPANAMAVVQAERLGLTNFSMLVSHVLVPPAISAIMESPRNRVQAFLAAGHVCSVMGTWQYGPLVERYGVPIVVTGFEPLDILEGIRRAVTQLEAGRAELENAYPRAVRPEGNQPAQAVLEQVFEVTDRTWRGIGMIPQSGWRLRERYRRFDAEARFEVGHINTAESPLCRSGEVLQGLLKPNQCPAFGKQCTPRTPLGATMVSSEGACAAYYQYGRFIPAGDVEVAR
- a CDS encoding NifU family protein encodes the protein MTVTRQPETLETLAERVDRAMAEVRALDAGARDRAIALKQAIEAFHKAGLTTIIQRLKADPRGKELLFELVDDPLVYALFAMHGLVRLDLATRVARVLEQVRPFMQSHGGDVELVEVREATVFVHLHGACNGCSMSAVTLREGVEEAILSQIPEIREVEVLPNEPGPALIRPEAISVRAETGWTRGPRVEDVPPGTMVALRAGPVEALIINLDHRLSAFRNACAHQGLPLDGGLLDPAAGTLTCPWHGFCFDAGSGECLTAPQAQLEPFPLRVEEGVIWVRLAE
- the hypE gene encoding hydrogenase expression/formation protein HypE translates to MSLSFEDWTCPLPLRDYPAIVMGHGGGGKLSADLVRHLFLPAFRNAALEQLGDGAVVEVGGARLALSTDAFVVRPLFFPGGNIGDLAVNGTINDLAMCGARPLYLTASFIIEEGMPLDQLGIIAETMGAAARRAGVTLVTGDTKVVDRGHGDGVFVSTTGLGVIPDGVRVGPELARPGDMVLISGEIGLHGVAILSVREGLEFGAAIASDTAPLHDMVAALLDAGCAVHALRDPTRGGVASTLNEIAAASGVGIRLDERALPVPGPVRAACEILGMDPLYIANEGKLVALVAREDAERALAILRAHPLGARAAIIGEVTAEHPGVVVARTGIGGTRVVDMQVGEQLPRIC